DNA from Ictidomys tridecemlineatus isolate mIctTri1 chromosome 12, mIctTri1.hap1, whole genome shotgun sequence:
GACCACAAactgaggggagaggaggggaggcctGGGGAGGAGCGGCACCAGCTGCCAGtgctgcctcctgctggctgTCATCGCTGCTCCTCCCCCTGGGATTTGACCCAGAGGTAGGACTCAATGCTGCCAGGGAGCCAGAGCTCCAGCTGTCTCCACCTGGCAAGCTCCTATGCTGTGGAGAGGCGTGGCACCACTCACTGCCACGAATGCTGGGATGCAGCCCTGGGGGCGGGAGCACGGGTGGGACGGCAGGACTCTGCTTGCTCCTGGGGCAGGTCTGCAGGGAGCAGTCAGGTCTAGTCGCCCAGAGCATCTCGCACTGGTGAGGGTACCCAGGTCCAGGAGCTTCTCACCTCATTTGCCGAGGCAGGAAAGCGCCTGGCCTGGCCAGGGGGCACTAGACGTGGTTTGCCATGTGTCCTTGGAAGCCTGGTGGCCCAGGCTGGGAGTCTTTCTATCAGCTGGTCTCTGGGAGGCTCAGATCAGCCCTGCACCCTCAGAGGAGTGGGGCTGCAGGTCACACACACCTGTGAAGGTGAGATCTGAGGCGCAAGAGGCTTGTGGCCCAGGGTACTTCTGTGCCAATAAGGAGGCCTGTCCCTTTGATGCCCGGGCCAGGTAGCTCTCCAGGGTCTTGAGCAGCCGCCGTGGGCTCTTCTTGGCCAACGCTTCCAAATCTGGAGGAGAGGATTAGGGAAAAGAAAGCTCAAGGAGCTCTGGGTACCCAACAGACAGGGCGTTGAGCCTAGCAGCTCCAGTGAGCACTCCTAACCCCTGGGCCAGGGAGGCCAACGTGAAAGACCACCTAGGACGGAGAGTAACAAGAGAGCGCAGGCCCATGTGCTGCCTTATCCAGCTGGTCTTAGCTCTCAAGAGTCAGTCCCCTGCTGGACCCTTGGTTCCCATGTTTGATTCAGAAAATGTGACCCCCAGAGGCATATGGCCAGGAAGGAAGGGAGTAGTGGCATAGAACTCAGAGCAGCAGGCCCTGGAGGGTGGCTGCTGCATGGGGGCAAGAGAGGGAGCTGCAGCCCGGAGCAGAAACCACCAGGGTCTCTGGACCTGAGACACGGTTCAGGGGCTGCAGCTCCCCAGGACAAAGAGCACACCTTTGAGAACAAAGCCCGAGTCTGAGATGGTCTTCTGCTGGGTCCTCCAGATGTGGGCGAGGCGGAGGAAAGTGGCAGCATAGAAGCTGTTCACCACGGCAATGACCTTTTGCTGCCGGTTACACTCCCTACGAGACCAGGGAGGTGGCCAGTTAAGCCACAGACGAAGGCAGACACCCGggcaccctccctccctcccttcaggGAGCCCTAGAGGAGCCAGCCAAACCCAGATACCACTGCTCTCCAGGCGGCTCTGCTCCTGGGCCAAGTCGGGGAGCAGAGGTGGCTGGAGACTGGTGCACAGGGACTCTGCCCAGGCTCTCCAGGACTAGCAGGGGTCACACTAACCAGCTGCAGCTGGGCCTCACCTGGAGAGACACTCCTCCCTCAAGGCCTGGATGGCGATGCGGGTGACGTTCACAGACATCAAACAGAAAGGAAACTGCTGGAATGGAGGGGCAGCGGGTCAGTGGCTGCCCAGCCTCACCCTGTTTTACCCTGAGCCCAGCTTGGCCAGAGCCAGTCAGAGGCAGAGGTGGCTGCTCATGCTGTCATCCCATCTTACAGGTGAGAACACTGAGGTCAGTGGCTCTGAGCGGCTCTCCTAAGGCAGGGAACCAGGGTTCCACTGAGGTTATGTGCTCCGCAGCTGGGgtgtgctcagtggcagagcatttgcctagccagCATGAGGCCCAGGCTGCGACCCCAGCACAGCACACACAGAAAGAACACTGAACAAAGGCTGTAGTTCAGCTAATACTTTCTTAGTTTTGATAATGGTTCTAGGACTACACAAGGTTATTTCTAGCGGATGGTAAGAGAAAGATATATGGGAACTCTGGgttactttttcaatttttaagtctaaaattatttcaaaataaaaattaaagtgcaTTATTTAGACTTGGCCTCTTTAAGACAATGTGACCCAATGGCTAAGGGTGTGTGGGGTCCCAACAGCTCCCTTCATTCCAACACTTTGCTGCCCTACCtcgttatttatttacttattgtactgaggatagaaccgggcggcactttaccactaagctatattcccagccctttttgagattttgagacagggtcttgctaaaattctgagactggccttgaacttgaggtcttcctgcctcagcctcctgaactgtgggaaatcacaggtgtgcatcaccgtACCTGGCCACCTATATATCCTGAATGTATTGAGGCCAAGCTCGTCTTCTTCGCACCTCTGCTTGCGGTGACTATACACTTCTCCCCAGACCCTCAGGTCACAACTGGTTTCCTGGATCCCAGCCCCACGAGCCTCTGCTAAGCCTTGGTTGGTCCACACCTCTCACCCTTCCTCAACTCCCCAAATCCTGCCACCACGTCCCTGGCAGAACAGTAGTGCTCCGTGCTCCCTACTCCAGCATGCCGCTGCTGCATGTTAACAGCATATATTCCCACACTCACTGACTTGTGGACCTGGCTGTGTGCCCACAGTGCTGCTGTTGCGGATGTGGAGGGGAGGCACCTCTGCTCTGCAGATCCCTGTACATGCTCCTCCCACAGCCCCCAGCTTTGATTGCCACCTTATCAGATGATATTGCCCACTTGAAAATTGCAAGTACTTGgaattatgtgaaataaaaactACTGAAAAGTATCCTTCCCACTACCATGCCTTGTTTGCTCCCTTTTGTGACAAAATTCCTTGAAAAAGTTGTCTAATTTACCATCTCCAATTTATCCCTCCAATTCCCTCTTACACCCAATCTAAATCAAGGTCTTTTGTGTCTAACCCTCATTGAAAATGCTCACATCAAGATCCCCGAGGACAAACCCAGACACTGCAGATGCTCTTCTCCGTAGTCGGCACCATCCGCCCAGGTGGCTCAGGCCTGCTCCACTTGGCTTCCAGAGTGGCACCCACCCCTGGGCTCCCGTCCTGCTTTCAGCCTGCGCTGCCCACTTCATGCTGCAGTGGCTTAGGCTGCCTCACCCCTGAAAACCACCTTCATTGGAGGTTCCCAGGATCCCTCGCACACAATGTCCTGCACACGGTGTCCTGGCCCCCTCAAGAGTTTCTGATTCCTGAGGTCTGGGGAGGGCGCAGAAGGTCCATTTCTAACAAGTCCCAGGAAGGCTGATGGAGGGCATCTCTGGAGCCACAGGTCTAGCCCACAGCCCTCTCCCTAATTCCACACTCATATATCCAACTGCTTACTAACACTGCCACTTCCAAGTctgagggatttttaaaaatacgtGTGGAAAATagaaccccagccctgttctcctTTTCAGCTGCATGTACTGAACAACCCCACTGTCTGCTTTCTTAGCCCTAACCCTGCTCAACCCTCAACACAGCTGCTCTACACTCTTACGCCCACACTGACTTCTGTATAATCAGTATCTCCTCTAgagacccccagccccagcccccgaTCACCACCAGCCTGGACCTGAAGAAAGCCTTTCCTGAACACTACCCTTCACCTTAATTTAACAGTAAGAACAGCTGCTCAAACCCTGCAGCCGCTCCTCATCTGACTCAAGGAAAAACCTGGAGCCTCTCCTGTGGCTGGCAGGCCTGTGGAATCTGGCTGCCACCTCTGGGCCAAGTCTTGCTGTGTTCCTGTGTCCCTCCCACTCCCACTGGTTTCCTTGCCATTCTCCTTCTGCCTGGAGTGTCCTTCCCCAACCTTCTTCAAGGCTTGGTGACATCTTGGCTCACCTCTTGTGGGATCCTGtcaccagctcctcctcctctctgacCCACCCCACTGTGCCTTCTTAGCACTTGCTGCCTCTCATGCTCTAATGGACCTGGGCACTAAGCCTACGTCATGCCAGCTCTGCAGGGGATCCTGTCTTGCTCCTGAGGCATCCCAAGCTCCACGAGAAGTGACTAACATGGGATGTGAACGACCTCCATGCAGCGGTGAGTGAGCCCCAGCTCCCAGGAACCTGGGCTAGACGAGGGAAGGAAGCAGGTCAAACTTGTCCCCTAAAATGGAGGGACTACCTCCTTTCACTGCTTAGGAAACCATTAGCCCTAAGCCCAGAAGGCAGGATTGGACAGAGAGCAGGACCCTGATGGCGAGTACAGGGTTAGCTGAGGGCTGACTCCTTGCCTTTAGGGTCAGGAGAAGCCACCAACCCTGAGCAAGGGTCTCCTCAAGGCGCAGAGGGTGAACAGCTTCCCGTGTGTGTCTGGTGCTCTGTGTGCAGTCCCATTTAATTTTCTCAAGGAGCCAGATCCAGTTGCTGGGATCCCCATCATCAGATGAGGAGACTAAGGCTCCATACTGCTGAGAACTTGCTCGAGACCACATCTAATGAGTGGTGGAGTTCAGACTCCAACACATCGTATGACAGGGTCTGACTCACTATCCGAGAGCCTTAGTATCAGTCTCAACCAGTGAAGTCTTCCCGCCTGCTCAGTTCCTTGCTCCAGAGCTCTCTCCTCTGGCTTCCCACCAAAGCCCACCTGAATGTGGTGACGAGACAGGCGGAAAATCTCCTGGGCCATCAGCAAGGTCTTTGCATCCATCACCAGGTACAGCAGATGCAGGAGGGCAAGGAAGCCCGCCCCTCGAAGGTCTGTGGCTGGATTCGCTCCTACAACAGCCATGAGAAAATTCGACATGATGGTGAGTGGGCTCAACCAAGCCCTGACCCCTTGACCTCTAGGGACTTGCTTGGGGAGCTGCCCTATACCAGCCCCTTTCCGCTGGCTCTCCAGGACCACCCAGGCCTGTCCCCCGGCATCCCGGGGGCCACCTCCGACAGCAGTTTTCTCTTGTCTGCATGGCCCTCTGGAGGCACTTAAGAGCCTTTACAAGACACATCTGAACTTCTGGTTCCAGGGAGATGAGTAACACATCCTCCCTGTGACTCCACCAAGAGCAGCTGCAACAGCCAGGCGCCTCCGCCGGGCCAGTGCTCTGAATCCTGGAACAACACTGTGGTGAAGTTTTTGGGTTTCTTTTTGCCTAATACATTTCATCCAAAAGCTGGAGAAGAGTGGCAACCCAGAAATGCCAAGGGGAGCATGCGACGCCTTGAATGTATGCCCCAAATTTCATGTGCTAGAAACTTAACCCCCAATTCATATATTGGTGGCTTTGGGTGGTAGGGCCTTTGAGAGGTAACCAGGCTGCGATGAGGCCACCAGGGTGGGGCCTCCATGAAGGGACTGGCAGCTTCACATGAAGAGGAGCGACTCAGGGGATGTGCTTCTCTGTTGGGCCGTGTGCTGTCCTCTGCCACGTCATGTCACAGCAGGACGGCCCCAGCCAGAGGCCCAGCAGACGGGATGCCACGCTCTTGACCTTCCCAGCCAATATACTCACAAGCCAGATCCACTTCCATTTTTAAAgaaggtatttcattatagcaacagaaaacagattacGGTAGCACAAATAGAGAAAGACCCAAGAAAGCCTGCTGTTCTGGCCAAAGGGCCAGGAGAGAAGCAGCCTAGcaagaaagaacattttatttttatttatttatatttttggtactagagactgaacccaggagtgctcaacccctgagccacatccccagcactttttatgttttattttgagataacatCACATTAAGcttttagggccttgctaaattgctgaggctgctcttgaatttataatcctcctgcctcagcctcccaagctgctgggattacaggcatgggcctcCATGCCTAGCCAAGACATAACACTTTAGATAATAACCATCCTATCCAGCCAAACAGGACAGAGAAACATGTCCCCACTCCCACTCCTCAGCAAAGGCCCCACAGGGGCCTGAACTTCTGCCCTGACCTGTCTGTAACGAGGCATTTTTATTCTTCCCAGTGGTAAGGAGCAACCCTGTCCTCTCTGCACGTCAGTGGAGGTCATGTGAAAGTAGCTGTGAAGTACTCCTGCCCCTCCCAGCCAGTTTTGTCCAGTGGCCCAAAGGGACACTTGGGCTTTACCCAGTGAGGTGACAGCCCTCCTTTCCCCACTGGCATGGCATCCGAGGAGGCCTGCTAGAATGGGAGATATAAATGAGATCCGGAGTGTCTTCACACAATACTCAAAATGTCCAAGATGTAACAGAAAACCACATACGAAGCTGAGAACAGGATGATCTCATTTCTCATCCTCAGTGTGCATGAGAAATGACCCTCAATAGACACAATGCTAAGGTGACACAGAGCTGGGGTGACGTGGCAAGGCTTTCAGAGCAGCCATTGTAGACAGAAGAACGCCTCACACCTCCATCTCCAGTGCCTCCGAATACACTGCATGGGAAAGAGATTAAGATGCTCATTAGCAGAGCAGGTGACTCTCCTGGGCTCTTGGGGAGGGCCCAGTGTGGTAAGAAAGGTCCCCAAGAGCAGAAGGGGAGGCACAAGCACAGGGCCAGAGAGAGGGTGGCTCACAGGAGCTGTTTCTGGCTCTGAGAAGAAGGAATGCAGGAGGCCTCTGGAAAACAGGAAAGACAAGAAGTGGATTTTCCCTTAGAGCCTCCAAAAAGGAGGGCTGCCCATGAAGCCTTGATCTGCGTGGGACCTCTGGACTGCAGAATCAGAGGACAGTGAACATGCTGTGTTATTCCAAGCTACTAAACTGGAGATTTGTCATACCAACAGCAGAAAACTACCACAGCAGCTCTGCCTCTCAAGAGCCATTATGAATGAATATactttgccttttctcttttcagtgctggggatggaagccagggctTTGTGCACATTAAGCTCGtaccccaccactgagctacacctctagttccactgaagaaatactaataagaaaaaaacaaatggaaactttagaaatgaaaaaatacatcaaataaaTCTAAACATTGAAGATAAAGAATGAGAGATCAGTGACTATGAAGGTGGAACAAATAAAATTACCCCATCTGAGCAAGAGTACAGGGGAAAGAGCAGAGATGAATGAAGCATGGGAGATCTACTAGGTTATAACAAAGATCTAAAGAATGAGcagaaagtgctggggatgtggctcagtggtacaacagcTACCTAgcagtgcgaggccctgggttcaatgtccacAACCACAAAACCCAACAGCAGCAAAGGTCTAACTTTGTGGCCTGAGCACAAGAGAAGACAAAGTCTGAAGAAGTATTCAAAGTAATCATGGGTGGAAATTTACCAAATTTCACAAAGGACATAAAACCGACAGATTCAAGCAGTTGAGCTAACCCCAAGCATGTTCTGGTCAAAATCCTGAAATCTAAAGACAAAAGCTAGGCATCATGGGcgcctacctgtaatcccaggccaagacaggaggactgcaatttcaaggccagcctcagcaattcagcaaggccctaagcaacttagcaagaccctgtctcaaaataaaaaatggaatgggGACAtgactcctgggtttaatccccgttattaaaaaaaaaaaaaaaaaacaaaaaaaaaaaaaacaacaacaacagacaaaAGATCTAGGAAGCACGGACAGAACCACACTTCTTAGTCATAGGGGAGGAAGTCAAGCGCCCGTGGACTGTGGACTTCTCACCAGACACTACGAGGCCAGAGGGAAGCAGTGCACCTTCAAGAGCTGAAGGAGAAACAGGCTAACGTTGGTACCCACAGACCTCCGAGGAGGGGAGATAGAGGCATTCTCAGGTGAAGGgaatctctaaactttcttcccagGAGACTAGGAGAGGGAGTCCTGGAATACGAGGAGGGAAGAACAAGGCGAGGAGCAAGCAGGTGCATGGGTGGGATGCCAAGGCCCCTGTGGCTTATTTTTGTGTTGGgaagggaacccagggccaccATATGCTGGGCGAGCGCTCCACCACCAAGCTGcgccccagccctccctccagAGTTTTTGACATCATGTTTGATGGTGGAAGCAATCAACTGTATGGTGTGGTTCTCAATACGCAGGAAGGACAACTAAGCTAAACAGGCTTAAATACACTGCCAGTGCCACCAGATTATAACCAAGTGTGCATACGTAAAGGCTTTTCTAATTAAGGTCATTTGCTATTCCATACAAATATAACCtaatatgattttgaaaaaaaagtattgttaTGGGTCAAACTATATGTGCCTTGACCAAAcaaactccattttaccctgagactccatttcacataagaaatgcttctcccatgtgAAACCCTGCTACATAACCCACCTCCTGCTAAGCATATGCTGTTATTCTTATACAACATATTAAGTTCTCTTTTTAATTCCCATTTTTCCTGAGCAGTGTACTACTATACCCTGAAGTGCACTTCCTACTTTGCTATGTTTTGACTTACTGGTAGCTCATGGTTTTGGGTTATAAAAGAGATATCCTACTTTCTGCAAGGGGTCAAGATATGCAGAGGCAACTTAGTTGCTGCCCCTTGGCCCACCAGTGAATAAAGCTTCACATCCTGCTTCAAGACTGACCCAGTGATTCCCAAACATGCCACAAAAGTATCACCCCAAACAAGTGAGATCatcttcctttaattttaaaaatatataataagattTTCACTAGAAAAAGAGCACAGAACCAAATCAATCCTATTCCAGGTCCTGTCGCTTCTGAGGGTTGCCTGGGGTCTTTCCCCTCCTGTCCTCGGCCTCTGCCTTTGCTGTACCCTTGAGGTGTCTCCCCCATCTTGCCTCACACTGCTGGCGCAGCCTCTTCCCTGGCTGTGGGACCAGGGGCAAGCAAGGGGAAAGTGCATGTCTCCTTACCCTGGAAGCCCAGGTCCTCCCAGTGGTCTCCCCGGAGGGCGCAGTCCAGCTTGGAGCCAGTCAGCTTCTTGTAGATGGTCTGGAGCACACGGCCATGCACTGGGTCTTGGCTGTCCAGGCCACCTGCCCCCCAAAGCACCAATGCTTTGCCGACTATCCCGTGGGAGGACTGGGTGCTCAAGACACCTTCCTCTCAGCTCCAGCTCCCACCTGCCCTCAGGTGCATGCaagagccctggcctggccttgGATGAGTGGCACAGTGCTCTAGCCCAGCACCCAGACAGTGTGTGCCCTGTGGCAGTCCCAACACTCACACTGGGCAATGGTCAGGACCAAGTCCCTTTCTTCCCTAAGGCCCTGGTGGAGCTTTGGAGGTCCGAAGAGGCAGTGCCGGAGGGCGGCGAGCCCAGTCCTTCGAACAGTTGGTTGTATTCTCTTCTGGGGAGAAAGATTACAGGTAATGGGCCAAGGGCCAGCTTAGCCTGCCTTATAGAACTGACCATCATCTGGGGTCAGTTGGCTTCCCAGCTAGCATCTGCCTCTGGGAGTGAAAGAAGGCAGAGACTGCCAAGAACCCTCCAGCCTCCCAGAGGCTCTTCCAGCTTCTCTGCAGGGAGAAAGAGGTGCCCTGAAGTTGGATTATAAAAGAGATATTCCCTGCCAGTTCTGTGCACTTGGTCCTTCGGAATTTTCCAACACTAGCTCTTCCAGTGACTCCTGGGATGCCCAGCTCTGAGGAATCCCCATGTAGTTAGACAAAAAGGTGGCCAGGGTTCTCAGCAGGGCTGCCCCTACCCTTTACATGTCCATCTCCCTCTCTCACAAGGTGAATTACAACTCGACTTCCAGGATGCGGGCCAGTGGGGAGGGGCTTAATGGGGACTCGCTGGCTGAGGTGTGGCTGCAGCCCTGGCCATGACCAGCGCCTCCTAAGCTCGGTTGTGCTGGCTCCTTGTGGTCAGGACCACTGCTGCTAGCCTTagaacattcttttttcttttgtttaagggACTGGGTATGgagctcagggcctcacacacgcaaggcaaagacaaatgctctaccactgagcccacctCCAGCCCCGGCCTGGGGATACTCCAATCGGTAGCTTCTGACTCTCTGGACTCTAGTGACCACCACAACTCCTGAGCCAGGTTCCATGCTGACGATCTGCACCTGCCTTTTTCTCAACTGACTGCTAAACACTCAGGATGTCCCAGAAAGCCCAGCCTGGATTCCCCCATACTCCCTCCTTTTCTAACCCCACATATTTCTTAAGTTTAGCCAGCGGCCAGCACAGGCTTCATAGATGAAAGTTCAGAATATGAGAAATCACTAGGgagttttgaattaaagagacagactctaattacctttaaaccagctccaggacagcTTTTCCTAGCttcagcctccagccacctattgtggtagtgaggtttactgaagaggctagcgaGAGAGcgagaacacgccagggagtggacttttattggggaacaaaaaattctggggaaaatcccatccaatgaagattaaggtgGGGGCAGTGTCCCAAGATCAGGGGTGATGACTGGGTGGCCAGGCACACCTCCACacagacaagccctcggacctgagAAGGATGGGGAAAGCTTTGGACACAAGATGTGCCTAAGCGCCTCtcgcccagccagggaggtaactcaaatcacgttcAAGGATGGCCTTCCACACTTAAGATTCCTAAGTGGCTCCTGGATCCTTCAGGGAGCTTGCCTCCATTGGCTATGACTCACTCAGCTCCTTGGACAGCTGTGTTGCCTCCCCAAGGCGCTTACTGGTCCTTGGTTCCCACCTCCCATCACTAAGAGGGAAAAGCAGAGGACAGCTGCACAGGCCCCTGAAGGACAGGGCCACAGGAACTCCACAAGCACAGTCCCACAAAGCTACCAGTGCCATGATGAGTCATGGGCCCTGGTCACTTGGGATCCTGTGCTCCAGTGTTCCCTAGGTGAGATGAGGCCCTTACATGGAAGCTTCCAACTTGCTGGCCCAGGGCCCTACCCTGGAGGGAGGGGAACTCGGCTCCTGGGAAGCAGGAGCCTTCTTGAGAGCCCAACCCTCCCTGTTACCTTGAAGGAAGAGAGGTCCAGAGTCTGGAGGTGCTGCAGGGCCTCCCCAAAGGAGATGAGCTGTCCAGGCTGGTCTGAGTAGCCCCAGCTCTCTGTGGCAAAAGGGAAGATACTTGAGGACTTGTAACAGTCGTCAATCTGTCCGCAAACCTTACCTAGAGCCTCCTGGTTGTCACTTTGGAGCCAAGCACTGGCTTCCAGTTGAACATCAGACACCCATAGCCACAgccttcctttattttattttttagttttaaaactaaaataaataaaatatctttatttttatgtggtgctgaggatcaaacccagtgcctcgcgcatgccaggtaagcgctctaccacttgagccacatccccagtccctgcctTCCTCTTTCAAGGAGCTGGCTTTACCTGCTGGACTGGACTGTTCAGAGTTGCTAGCTGCCCTCTGCACTGAGTAGAGAGAGAGGTGACCTGCAAGGGTCCCCAAATTCTACCCATCTTTGAGGGAGCAAGTCACTGCCTGGAGTGGGTACCCTCAAGGGAGTGTGCTCCAGGTTTGCTCAGGGGCATTTCTGATTTCACACCATGCAGGCCCTTCTCCTATCCTGTTATAGCCTGCAGGGAATTAGCTTACCATTCTCCCTAGAGGCGATGGCTAATGCTATTCCCTGTCGTGTCTCTCCAGGAGCTTGATGGAACTCAGGCTAGGTCCAGGTTCTAGCTCGATCCTCCCACACCTGTATCTGGACCTCTCAGAAAGAGACTTGCGGCTATTTGTTCCCAGACCTCAGAGCACTCTCATAGATGGTTTTACCCCGTCCTCACAGCCCTCTTGAATAGTGAACGACCTGACCATCCTGTGTGGGGTCCCTGCTGCCTGCCTCTATCCTCCACACCCTGCAGAGGCTGCCCCTACCCAGGGTCCTCCTTGCCTCCCTCAGGGCTAGGTGGATGGCAGGCAGTGCTGGCAGCCCTGGTGTTCATCTCCATTCCCCTGGAGGTAGAACATCACCATCCTTGGGTTTGGAAAGAGATTTTATTCTATGTCATACTGCTAAAACGAGAACACTCAGGAATCGTCTCCTAATCCCAGAGCCCCAGAACTACCAGGTGCCCTCGCTTACCTGCCTCGGGGTGGATGGTGTCCACAGCCTCCCACTCCTCCTGGGCCTGGAGCACCTCTGCACTCACGACTGCAAGACAAAGGGAGCACTCCTAAGACAGGGCCAGCTTGTCTGCTATGGGCTGCCGGCTCCCAAGGCCTGCCAGATTGGGCTTTTGGAAGGCAGCACTGGTGTCCTCCAGCTGCCCTTCCAGGCCACCACCCCCACAGAGAGTCCTCCCTCTGCGGGACACACGCGAGTCCCTCACAGTCCAGAGCCTTGCCCCCTTGCTGCCTGGGAACCAGCTGGGACCTGAACTCGCTCTGCCTTCTCCACCCTTGGGTCCTCCCAGACTGCTAGCCAGGAAGCTCAGATCCCTGCTGGTTAGCTCCTCTCACTGTAGGTGGGCTCCTGCGCCTCCCTCcctgacagctcctctgacctcaGGTCTGGACTAGGAGACCTGATGCTCACCATGGTGTCCTAGCTGTCTCCCACTGGGCAGTGAGACACAGGGCAGGGTTCGCCAGACCCCAGCACAGTGCCACACGCATGGCAGGGGCTCTGCAAATGCCCAATGAACTTCCATGACAGTGGAAAGCAGGAGCAAAAGGGCAGCAGCCACTGCATAGTCTTCTCTCCAAACCATAGCTGCCACTCTAGCCCAAACTGCTGGGGTACCTTCTGTCACAAGTGTTTCTAGTTTCTAGGTGTGACATCAACCAACAACATGAAGGATGGAGACTTTACTAACAACAGCAAGGACCACAGGTAGGCTAGGatggctcctcctgcctcatagTGTCGGTGAGGCCCTCATGGGGTGAGGAACTATCTGGAGAGTACTAGGTTTGGACGTGGCTTAAGCATGTTCTTGAGTAGAACCCTTCCAGTGTTGAGATTCAATTCTACTGTGAGTGGTTAAGAGTGGGGACACAGTCTGACTCTCCTACTCACAGTTGGGATCCGTAGGAGGTGACTGGAAATAAATaaggacatcatggtggagcCCAAGATTGAATACTGGGGGCTTTATAAGAGAGGCCAGAGGAGACACACAGGTGTGATCCCGATCTCTTCCCTTGAGATGTCCCACACTACCTTGGGCCTGCCAGCAAGGCAATTACCAGAGGCATCCTCAACCTTGCAACAgacctgtgagccaaaataaacctctcttctttatacTCACCCAGCCTCAGCTATTTCATGACAGTAATGAAACATAGATAAAGAAATAAGTATACTTGCAGGTTAAATGCCACCAAATGCTAATGGAGAGTGAGAAGAGACAGTGGCAGAGAAGCAACAGAGTGGCTGAAAGCACACCTGACAGCCAGACAAGGTGTAAAGGTGAGACCCCCGTGGCCCACTGGCTGTGCTTCTTGGATGAGTTACTTAGTCAATTGTATCTCTTCTGCAGCCACTGGAGAGTGCTGCAGCCCAAAGGTTAGGGGTCAGTAAACACTAGCTATTACTACTGACACAGACACGTGCTCAGGCACAGCCGACTGCGGGCAGTGACAGCAGGTGAGATGGGCCCGCCTGTGGGGACCTCAAGGAAACCCTGTCTTTGCCACCTCTAGTCTGAGGCAGCAGACACTGAGACTGAGGGCT
Protein-coding regions in this window:
- the Elmod3 gene encoding ELMO domain-containing protein 3 isoform X1, which gives rise to MQEAQGSLFSTTEKEILFTSASSAFPENLISKWLMKVYFCLLGLGENFIEKSPCSSVCSSSVKRLSPGRSAAHDKNGGALVDFRGIPISALKTHDVLRALTAETNGWEPGVVSAEVLQAQEEWEAVDTIHPEAESWGYSDQPGQLISFGEALQHLQTLDLSSFKKRIQPTVRRTGLAALRHCLFGPPKLHQGLREERDLVLTIAQCGLDSQDPVHGRVLQTIYKKLTGSKLDCALRGDHWEDLGFQGANPATDLRGAGFLALLHLLYLVMDAKTLLMAQEIFRLSRHHIQQFPFCLMSVNVTRIAIQALREECLSRECNRQQKVIAVVNSFYAATFLRLAHIWRTQQKTISDSGFVLKDLEALAKKSPRRLLKTLESYLARASKGQASLLAQKYPGPQASCASDLTFTGVCDLQPHSSEGAGLI
- the Elmod3 gene encoding ELMO domain-containing protein 3 isoform X2; translated protein: MQEAQGSLFSTTEKEILFTSASSAFPENLISKWLMKVYFCLLGLGENFIEKSPCSSVCSSSVKRLSPGRSAAHDKNGGALVDFRGIPISALKTHDVLRALTAETNGWEPGVVSAEVLQAQEEWEAVDTIHPEAESWGYSDQPGQLISFGEALQHLQTLDLSSFKKRIQPTVRRTGLAALRHCLFGPPKLHQGLREERDLVLTIAQCGLDSQDPVHGRVLQTIYKKLTGSKLDCALRGDHWEDLGFQGANPATDLRGAGFLALLHLLYLVMDAKTLLMAQEIFRLSRHHIQFPFCLMSVNVTRIAIQALREECLSRECNRQQKVIAVVNSFYAATFLRLAHIWRTQQKTISDSGFVLKDLEALAKKSPRRLLKTLESYLARASKGQASLLAQKYPGPQASCASDLTFTGVCDLQPHSSEGAGLI
- the Elmod3 gene encoding ELMO domain-containing protein 3 isoform X4, whose product is MNEKFCSFYNEKELKDGQVKRLSPGRSAAHDKNGGALVDFRGIPISALKTHDVLRALTAETNGWEPGVVSAEVLQAQEEWEAVDTIHPEAESWGYSDQPGQLISFGEALQHLQTLDLSSFKKRIQPTVRRTGLAALRHCLFGPPKLHQGLREERDLVLTIAQCGLDSQDPVHGRVLQTIYKKLTGSKLDCALRGDHWEDLGFQGANPATDLRGAGFLALLHLLYLVMDAKTLLMAQEIFRLSRHHIQQFPFCLMSVNVTRIAIQALREECLSRECNRQQKVIAVVNSFYAATFLRLAHIWRTQQKTISDSGFVLKDLEALAKKSPRRLLKTLESYLARASKGQASLLAQKYPGPQASCASDLTFTGVCDLQPHSSEGAGLI
- the Elmod3 gene encoding ELMO domain-containing protein 3 isoform X3; this encodes MQEAQGSLFSTTEKEILFTSASSAFPENLISKWLMKVYFCLLGLGENFIEKSPCSSVCSSSVKRLSPGRSAAHDKNGGALVDFRGIPISALKTHDVLRALTAETNGWEPGVVSAEVLQAQEEWEAVDTIHPEAESWGYSDQPGQLISFGEALQHLQTLDLSSFKRIQPTVRRTGLAALRHCLFGPPKLHQGLREERDLVLTIAQCGLDSQDPVHGRVLQTIYKKLTGSKLDCALRGDHWEDLGFQGANPATDLRGAGFLALLHLLYLVMDAKTLLMAQEIFRLSRHHIQQFPFCLMSVNVTRIAIQALREECLSRECNRQQKVIAVVNSFYAATFLRLAHIWRTQQKTISDSGFVLKDLEALAKKSPRRLLKTLESYLARASKGQASLLAQKYPGPQASCASDLTFTGVCDLQPHSSEGAGLI